One Falco peregrinus isolate bFalPer1 chromosome 7, bFalPer1.pri, whole genome shotgun sequence genomic window, CCTCTGCTCTTCCAACAGAGTATTTTGCGGTAGAGCATTCTCAAATTGCTATTCATGCACCATACACTGGTAATGGGATATTCACTGGCGAAGAAACAATCCCTGATTTGAAGCAGTGATTTTAACTCACACCTCTGTCCCAAAACTGGGCACATCACTGGACTACAGATCACACGCTATCttctgttgaattttttttttcaggtcctGTAAAATATGCCAAAGCTTGAACTTTGATCACTTTTGAtagcagaaaaatgtgaacaTGACCTTTCCCACATTCAGGGAGTATTCATACCATGGGGATGAGGGGGTAAGAGCAGATGACCTCCCCTGGTCCCTGCAAGGGTTTGCATGcagcaggctgcctgctgctctgatgGGCCCCTGCAAACCAGACAGCTGGTAAGTCACACACGGGTTTTAGGCATGGGGCAACCTTGAACGGTCCGAAGTTGAGGAGAGAAATGCAGACACTGCTGACATCTGACAGTCATTAAACCAAGGTTTGAAAACTCTGCATGCTAGACATAGCGAACTGCCTTTTTCCAAAGTGGTTTGTGTCAATCACACTCCCCAAACCCCTCAAAACCCTGGAGTGGAAGGAAGCAGCCACAGACTGGCCTTCAGTCAGTGATCACTaggaggagcagagggcagCGCGTTCCCACACCAATCACTGGAATGGCTTTCGGCCACTTATTAATGAAGGGCCAGGAGTCAGGGAGCGAGAGTGGTCAAGGAAGGGACAAACTGATTCACCCAGTGCTTGCTGCCACTGCTTTATCTGCACTGGCTTCTGGTTTCTACAGTACACTGGGGTGCTGAGCTACTCTTAGGCCTTATTGCAAAGCAAATAGTAAAGAGTCCAACTCAAACTCTTGAGAGGAGGGTAGGTATTTTTCAGAGAGTCTAGGTTTCCTCAAATGAACTTCTTCTCTGGCTGGAGAGAAGGGAATGCTTGCATTGCTTTCTCCACAGGGCTGGAAACCATCTTCTCTTCAACCCCTCCTGGAAAAGCATAGTTGCTCATTCCCCCATGGattgtttcttattttgcattcttcccttctctctaaGCATAAGAAGTTGTTCCTGTTACAGTTCCTCCTGTAATAATATTTAAGCAGTTTCATCTGACACTGAGCTCTAGGACCCCGAAACGGGCACTCATGAGGAATCTGCACCCTGATTTTGTTCACTCTGGCACTTGAGCAGGCTTGTTGCACCCCTCACATAGTGGGCCCTACAACACTGCTGACAAAAAGCAACTAATTGCATTGTGTGGCTCTTTTAGGATCGTACTGTGTTGGCACTCAAACTGTAATTAATGGAGtgcaatttcctttttctcagtgtAGGGTTGGTCACTGAATGTTAAATTTTGTAGCTGGGAGCTTGAAGTCATAAAAATTTAACAGTGCAGTTTGGTACCTTATTCAGTAAGGATCAAAATCTGTAGCTTGGCCATGGTTGTCATCAAAAACGGCAGCTTGGACTTTTATGGAGTAGCTGAATAGAGGCCACTCCATAAAAATGCTGCCACCTGGAACATTTTAGAGTCCACAGTTTGTGGAGCTGCCCATGGAAAGTCACGGGGCTTATGTGGCACACTGGCACATGGGGAGGGGACTTTGCCTCTCCCCTCCCAAACACATACCACGTGGAAAACCTCATGAGTAGGGGATGCCCCTGGACAGACAGACAACTACAGGAAATACTGTGCTCGAATGGACCACACTTTCAGAAAACCATTCTGTATCCTACACTGCAATTTCCCCGTGGTTTTGTCACCACTGCACCAGACATTGCTGTGCTCACACACCCTTCAGTTGGCTCAAAGTTCTGccagaataatttctttgtacCTGTGTAACACCTTCTTCGAATCCTTTAATGACTTCTTGCCTGCCAATCTTGAACCTGAAAGGCttgtttctgtctctggagGAATCAAACTTCTTTCCATTCTGTAGCATTCCTGccaaaacaagacacagagTTTCAATCTGAGCTACAGCTAAACTTAAatgctgggaaggaggaaaggagtgAAAAATTAATGTCTTGGTTACATCAACTGCCCATTTCCATTTTCACTTCGAAACCTCACCCAAAATGGATAAGGCAGGAGAGTCAAATGCAGTGGTACCGTATTTTTACCTTTGCTTTCTAGTAATTTAGGCtctaaaatggaaatatattcTTATTATTCTTAATGTAATGTTGAGCTCATAAGCTCAACACCAAATGTTGCACAGACATACAGAAGAGCTGTGGCTTGCACAGTGGAGCTTCTCACCTAAGTAGATAAAAGCAGGCAAGGAACAAGTGGGAAGCAGCAAAGGAGGGAATCCCAATGCATGTGCCTGATCCACACCTGCTCCTAAACACAAAAAACAAGCCTACAGACAAAGAAACCAAATTTAACATAACTTTGACTAGGTTTACGGTTTACTTATCATTAAATACTTGCCATTTATTTTAAGGTATTCTCTTAATAGTAGAACTAACTAAAGGGAGTAGTCCTTGAGGAGTGCATGTTTGGTAGCCAGCGGGCTGTTGCTATGTGTGGCTCAAAGCTCACCACAGTCCACAGGAGCCTTCCGCCGACTTCAAAGGGCTGGGATGTAGATTCAGGTTTGGGACCTCTTGAGCTAAATTTGCTGCCAGTTAAACATCTGGAAGTACACAGCAGCTCCTTTGACTTGTTCCTGTAAATTTATACCAGCATACCTAGAAGGAATATTTGGTATCTTGGACTGTTTACTCTCCCAACTTGATTTACTCAGGAGTACTAGAATAATTGTGCATTTCACAAATGTGGCCATTCCCCACCATGCCTGTGAAACTTCTACACAACGTTACAACTGCAtgtgcttcctcctccttgtagagaaagaatggaaaagacTCTGCattcaaaaatatgaaaataccaGGGATGTTGATATGAATACTCTACTACCCttattctttatattttcattcagCCACAAGAGAGTCACAGAACACCTTATTCGTTCCTTTTGATGGGCACACCACTGTTTCAACCTATATATTATGAACACATGCCCAGATTCTACTGCACATGGATAAACCTTCACAGAGCTCTAGGTGATTAGGTATTCTCATTCTCTTTCTAAACAGTGGATAATTATGGTAGCTTTCAACTTAAAAGTACCTTGTAATTGCTCTTTCAAAATGCTATACTCTGGATATGGCAAGGTTGGGCTGATATTTATGTGTTAGAGTAAATCCTTCCTTTGTAATGCAGTAGTGCCTATGTTCTGGGCATGTACCATGCCTCTCCCAAGCAAGGTGCTGCACAAAGAAAAGTTCATTAATAAGCAAATATCTGAGAAAGTTTCtggttgaaaaaaatattatcaagCACAGCTTTGACAGAAAATGCCAAGAAATAGTGACTTTATGATCCAATATGAAAGACAcaagttttttttcattaaagcagTTATATTAATAAACCAGTTTGATTCccaagttttattttccagtgaaaaccATCAGTTATTgtccaaacaacaacaaaaatagtaATATTCTGCTTGCTTAAAAAGTCTGTGTTACAAatcaaaagtaaaaagaaagagatatgccagaatgaaaaacaaagactaAAAGGTAGGATTCATCTCACCAACCTTCATGCTTTTAAGATGTAGCCAGCTACTTTTGAACTAATTACTCTGCTTCCCTCTATaatgaagacagagaaaaatgcaCTTTCAGAGGGCAATTCAAGCCGAATCTAGGGATCTAGATTAGGACATAATGAATTGCATCCTAGCAGTGCCTGTTTCTCTGCAATGAACATAAGGGGAAGTCCAAACAACTAGCTCAGACATAGATGTCTCCAAATTCATTAGTAGTTAAATCAGTGGTGATGGCATTCTGAATTTGCCGTAATGGGTACACAGTATTTGATTGCTCCAGTGGGGTTCTGTGTCTAGATATTTTACATCAATATTAAAACCAAATGCCATATTAAGGCAAATTAGTTGCTGACCAAGTTCAGCGTTTGTCAAAGTTGGTACTTcagagatgtgtgtgtgtgtgtataaggCCTTAGGAGGAAAATTATTGAACAACCTCCCCGTAAGGTATGTTTCATAACCTTCACCATTAGCACTTGCCATATTCCTTAAGTTTTTCACAGCATAACAATGAAGGACTTTATGTATGCTCTGATGCAAGTACATACACATATTATGCAGTGTTTTGGCTCAGTGACATCCCTAAATGCCCTTCACGCAGGCTGGGAAGTCgcaccagctgcctgcacaaGGCTTTCTAGCTACAGACAAACATGGGTTCATTTGCAACGTAGAAAACCAGCTTGCATAtggaggagggcaggcagggagaagcaTCTCAGGGGGACCTCTCAGGCATATCATATAATCCTTTTTGAAGTATTTGATCTTAAATTTAAATGGCAGTACTTCctcaaagcaattttctttttaaacacatcaTAAAAACTTATGATTATATGAAATGGATACAGACTATTAGAGAATTCCaatatttaacagttttaatattaaaacttaGTACTGTCATTACACTCTGCATGTTCAAAGCAAAATTCAAACATTAATtattcttcacagcagcctaAGGAGGCAGATGTTTATTATAAAACAGCCTCAGTCTGGAAGTTCAGATACAGGTGCAAAGTTCCACAACACTTTAGTACGCTTTCACTTCGTTTTTTAACTAAA contains:
- the FKBP1B gene encoding peptidyl-prolyl cis-trans isomerase FKBP1B isoform X1, producing MPALGVRPRRGAGPCRAEPSEPSPARATMGVEIETISPGDGRTFPKKGQTCVVHYTGMLQNGKKFDSSRDRNKPFRFKIGRQEVIKGFEEGVTQEGLKRRWFPALWRKQCKHSLLSSQRRSSFEET